A genomic region of Bosea sp. 124 contains the following coding sequences:
- a CDS encoding Hsp33 family molecular chaperone: MADSDIGAATAALDDRVVPFTVPDLDVRGRVVRLGASIDTILARHGYPEAVARVLGEAAALTVLLGTALKFEGRFQLQTKSDGPISMMVVDFNAPDVYRAVAHFDESALARAVAEGKVGTGDLLGEGHLAMTVDQGSATTRYQGVVALARQSLEEAAHQYFRQSEQIPSRIRLGVGSIVTGEGRQWRAGGLLVQFMPHSVDRLRAADLHPGDAPEGHEILTSADPDGIADDAWAEARSLVETVEDHELLDPLLESERLLYRLFHERGARVFEPVLVHEDCRCSRERVLGMLRGFSAEDRKAMVADDGTLAITCEFCSRRYVFEATEVEDGLSTGA; this comes from the coding sequence ATGGCCGATTCCGACATCGGCGCGGCGACGGCCGCGCTTGACGACCGGGTCGTGCCCTTCACGGTGCCCGATCTCGACGTGCGTGGCCGTGTTGTGCGGCTCGGGGCCTCGATCGACACCATTCTCGCCCGCCATGGCTACCCGGAGGCCGTCGCGCGCGTGCTGGGGGAGGCTGCGGCGTTGACCGTGCTGCTCGGCACGGCGCTGAAATTCGAGGGCCGCTTCCAGCTCCAGACCAAGAGCGACGGGCCGATCTCGATGATGGTCGTCGATTTCAATGCGCCCGACGTCTATCGCGCCGTCGCCCATTTCGATGAGTCGGCGCTCGCCCGGGCTGTGGCCGAGGGCAAGGTCGGCACCGGCGATCTGCTCGGCGAAGGCCATCTCGCCATGACGGTCGACCAGGGCTCCGCCACGACGCGCTATCAGGGCGTGGTGGCCCTGGCCCGCCAGAGCCTTGAAGAGGCGGCGCATCAGTATTTCCGCCAGTCCGAGCAGATTCCGAGCCGGATTCGCCTCGGCGTCGGCTCGATCGTCACTGGCGAGGGCCGGCAATGGCGCGCCGGCGGCCTGCTCGTGCAGTTCATGCCGCATTCGGTGGATCGCCTGCGCGCCGCCGATCTCCACCCCGGCGATGCACCGGAAGGCCACGAGATTCTGACCAGCGCGGACCCGGACGGCATCGCTGACGATGCCTGGGCCGAGGCGCGCTCGCTGGTCGAGACGGTCGAGGATCACGAGCTGCTCGACCCGCTGCTGGAAAGCGAACGCCTGCTCTACCGGCTGTTCCATGAGCGCGGCGCGCGCGTCTTCGAGCCGGTGCTGGTGCATGAGGACTGTCGCTGCTCGCGCGAGCGCGTGCTTGGCATGCTGCGCGGGTTCTCGGCCGAGGATCGGAAGGCGATGGTCGCCGATGACGGCACGCTGGCGATCACCTGCGAGTTCTGCTCGCGGCGCTATGTCTTTGAGGCGACCGAGGTCGAGGATGGCCTGTCCACCGGGGCCTGA
- the argE gene encoding acetylornithine deacetylase, whose translation MTATSPTGQRYAPLDMLAKLVAFDTVSHKSNLPLIAFVEAYLADWGVASIRIPNAAGDKAALFATIGPQDQGGVLLSGHTDVVPVEGQAWSRDPFTLHVADGKAYGRGAVDMKGFIALALALVPDFLAAGLKTPIHLFFSYDEEVTCLGVVDGIARMGKDLPKPRAVIVGEPTSLELADAHKGIRTFFTAITGVPAHSSKPHLGASAVHGGIRLAAGLVGFADEREASPDDSGRFDPPYDTVHVGKFHGGIARNILADRCDLSWEVRILPGSDPEDVPARFAALSQEVLARMRKTAPSATIETVMSSDVPGLAPDPGSEAETLVMRLAGRNRTIAVAYATEAGHFQRAGLPTIVCGPGSIDQAHQPDEFITLEQFSAGEAFMRKLMAECRG comes from the coding sequence TTGACTGCCACCTCGCCAACAGGGCAGCGCTACGCGCCGCTCGACATGCTCGCCAAGCTCGTCGCCTTCGACACGGTGAGCCATAAATCCAACCTACCGCTGATCGCCTTCGTGGAGGCGTATCTCGCGGACTGGGGCGTCGCCTCCATCCGCATCCCCAACGCCGCCGGCGACAAGGCCGCGCTGTTTGCGACGATCGGCCCGCAGGACCAGGGCGGCGTGCTGCTGTCTGGCCATACCGACGTCGTCCCGGTCGAGGGACAGGCCTGGAGCCGTGACCCGTTCACGCTGCATGTCGCGGACGGGAAGGCCTATGGCCGCGGCGCGGTCGACATGAAGGGTTTCATCGCGCTGGCGCTTGCGCTGGTGCCGGATTTCCTGGCGGCCGGACTCAAAACGCCGATCCACCTGTTCTTCTCCTATGACGAGGAGGTCACCTGCCTTGGCGTCGTCGACGGCATCGCGCGGATGGGCAAGGATCTGCCGAAGCCCCGCGCCGTCATCGTCGGCGAGCCGACCTCGCTCGAACTGGCTGACGCCCACAAGGGCATCCGGACCTTCTTTACGGCGATCACCGGCGTGCCGGCGCATTCCTCAAAGCCGCATCTCGGCGCCAGCGCCGTGCATGGCGGCATCCGGCTCGCGGCCGGGCTGGTCGGTTTCGCCGACGAGCGCGAGGCGAGCCCCGACGACAGCGGCCGCTTCGACCCGCCCTACGACACCGTGCATGTCGGCAAGTTCCATGGCGGCATCGCCCGCAACATCCTGGCCGATCGCTGCGATCTCTCCTGGGAGGTCCGCATCTTGCCGGGCTCCGACCCCGAGGACGTTCCGGCGCGGTTCGCCGCGCTCTCGCAGGAGGTGCTCGCCCGGATGCGAAAGACCGCGCCTTCCGCGACGATCGAGACGGTGATGAGCTCGGACGTTCCCGGCCTCGCGCCCGATCCAGGCTCGGAAGCCGAGACGCTGGTGATGCGGCTCGCCGGGCGCAACCGCACTATCGCGGTCGCCTATGCGACGGAAGCCGGGCATTTCCAGCGGGCGGGACTGCCGACCATCGTCTGCGGGCCGGGTTCGATCGACCAGGCGCACCAGCCGGACGAGTTCATCACGCTGGAACAGTTTTCCGCCGGCGAGGCCTTCATGCGCAAGCTGATGGCGGAGTGCCGGGGCTGA
- a CDS encoding GcrA family cell cycle regulator: protein MNEAGAWTEERVELLKKLWSDGLSASQIAAELGSVTRNAVIGKVHRLGLSGRAKNPAAASTPRAASTPRKAPTRSPSHPMGGQGASQGGMTRGANALAPQYAPEAEPETAQEPMPSEDVVIPFSERVTIMDLREYMCRWPMGDPTTPEFRFCGGRSQTGMPYCSYHARIAYQPAADRRRDRSRVARG, encoded by the coding sequence ATGAACGAAGCCGGAGCATGGACGGAAGAGCGCGTCGAGCTTTTGAAGAAGCTCTGGAGCGACGGTCTGAGCGCCAGCCAGATCGCGGCCGAACTTGGCAGCGTGACGCGCAACGCCGTGATCGGCAAGGTGCATCGCCTCGGTCTTTCGGGGCGGGCCAAGAACCCGGCGGCCGCCAGCACCCCTCGGGCGGCCAGCACCCCGCGCAAGGCGCCGACGCGCTCGCCGAGCCACCCGATGGGCGGCCAGGGCGCAAGCCAGGGCGGCATGACGCGGGGCGCGAATGCGCTCGCCCCGCAATATGCGCCGGAGGCAGAGCCCGAGACCGCGCAAGAGCCGATGCCGTCCGAGGATGTGGTGATCCCCTTCTCCGAGCGCGTCACCATCATGGACCTGCGCGAGTATATGTGCCGCTGGCCGATGGGCGATCCGACGACGCCGGAATTCCGCTTCTGCGGCGGCCGCTCCCAGACCGGCATGCCTTATTGCAGCTACCACGCCCGCATCGCCTACCAGCCGGCGGCGGACCGCCGCCGCGACCGCAGCCGGGTGGCGCGCGGGTGA
- a CDS encoding GMP reductase: MRIENDPKLDFRDVLIRPKRSTLGSRAEVDVHRSFRFAHTGKDWTGFPLIAANMDVVGTMAMARALLRHGAMVALHKHYGADELAAFFREPGSANAFYSLGTTEADHDKLARVHAQSPITKICLDVANGYTEKFVDTVKATRADFPDATIMAGNVVTGDMTEALILAGADIVKVGIGPGSVCTTRKMTGVGYPQLSAIIECADAAHGLKGLVCGDGGVTVPGDLAKGYGAGADFMMLGGMLAGHDECEGDIRYEQRDGEKIPVAMTFYGMSSETAMKRYSGGVAKYRASEGKTVEVPYRGSVEGTMQELMGGVRSAMTYIGAVRLKEMPKRTTFIMVGSQLNTVFGS; encoded by the coding sequence ATGCGCATCGAGAACGACCCCAAGCTCGATTTCCGCGACGTGTTGATTCGCCCGAAGCGCTCGACGCTTGGCAGCCGCGCCGAGGTCGACGTCCATCGCTCCTTCCGCTTCGCCCATACCGGCAAGGACTGGACCGGCTTCCCGCTGATTGCGGCGAACATGGATGTTGTAGGCACCATGGCGATGGCGCGCGCCCTGCTGCGGCACGGCGCGATGGTGGCGCTGCACAAGCATTACGGCGCCGATGAGCTCGCCGCCTTCTTCCGCGAGCCGGGTTCCGCCAACGCTTTCTACTCGCTCGGCACGACGGAGGCCGATCACGACAAGCTGGCGCGCGTCCACGCGCAATCGCCGATCACGAAGATCTGCCTCGATGTCGCCAATGGCTATACCGAGAAATTCGTCGACACGGTCAAGGCGACGCGGGCGGACTTTCCCGACGCCACGATCATGGCGGGCAATGTCGTCACGGGCGACATGACCGAGGCATTGATTCTGGCCGGGGCCGATATCGTCAAGGTCGGCATCGGGCCGGGCTCGGTCTGCACCACGCGCAAGATGACCGGCGTCGGCTATCCGCAGCTCTCCGCCATCATCGAATGTGCCGATGCGGCGCATGGGCTGAAGGGGCTGGTCTGCGGCGATGGCGGCGTCACCGTGCCGGGCGACCTCGCCAAGGGCTATGGCGCCGGCGCCGATTTCATGATGCTCGGCGGCATGCTGGCCGGCCATGACGAATGCGAGGGCGACATCCGCTACGAGCAGCGCGATGGCGAGAAGATCCCCGTCGCAATGACCTTCTACGGCATGTCCTCCGAGACGGCGATGAAGCGCTATTCCGGCGGCGTCGCCAAATACCGCGCTTCCGAGGGCAAGACCGTCGAGGTGCCCTATCGCGGCTCGGTCGAGGGCACGATGCAGGAGCTGATGGGCGGCGTGCGCTCGGCCATGACCTATATCGGCGCGGTCCGCCTCAAGGAGATGCCCAAGCGCACCACCTTCATCATGGTCGGCAGCCAGCTCAACACCGTGTTCGGAAGCTGA
- the apaG gene encoding Co2+/Mg2+ efflux protein ApaG encodes MYQAETHGVRVTAVPSFMEAESSHAQGRYFWAYTIEILNLSAQTVQLMSRHWVITDGRGEVHQVRGDGVVGQQPVLRPGESYSYTSGCPLMTPDGSMGGFYAMLGEDGAIFDVEVPLFPLDSPYVKKVLH; translated from the coding sequence ATGTATCAAGCGGAGACGCATGGCGTGCGCGTGACCGCCGTGCCGAGCTTCATGGAGGCTGAGTCCTCGCATGCGCAGGGCCGCTATTTCTGGGCCTACACCATCGAGATCCTCAATCTCTCGGCCCAGACCGTGCAGCTCATGAGCCGCCACTGGGTCATCACCGACGGGCGCGGCGAGGTCCATCAGGTGCGCGGCGACGGCGTCGTCGGCCAGCAGCCGGTGCTGCGCCCCGGCGAAAGCTACAGCTACACCTCGGGCTGCCCGCTGATGACGCCCGACGGCTCGATGGGCGGCTTCTACGCCATGCTCGGCGAGGACGGCGCGATCTTCGATGTCGAGGTGCCGCTCTTCCCCCTCGATTCCCCTTATGTGAAGAAGGTCCTGCATTGA
- a CDS encoding 2'-deoxycytidine 5'-triphosphate deaminase encodes MLPFKPGIQPDHCIRAFVEGGAIRLARPPADGQIQPASLDLRLGERAYRVRASFLPGPERTVASRLDQLALHEIDLTRGAVLETGCVYIAELMEGLRLPPGLRAAANPKSSTGRLDVFTRVITDRAREFDLVEDGYEGPLFIEISPRTFPVLVRSGSRLSQIRFRAGETKLDDRALEELHQRETLVSAAEPSFQGGVAVSVDLAGFDGLIGYRGKHHTALIDVDRVGAYRASEFWEPIPSDGSRAMILDPGQFYILASKEAVHVPPDFAAEMTPFDALVGEFRVHYAGFFDPGFGHSAAGGQGARAVLEVRSRDVPFIIEDGQIVGRLVYEAMASRPAALYGAGLKSNYQGQALKLSKHFHS; translated from the coding sequence ATGCTGCCCTTCAAGCCCGGCATCCAGCCAGACCATTGCATCCGCGCCTTCGTCGAAGGCGGCGCGATCAGGCTCGCCCGGCCTCCGGCCGACGGCCAGATCCAGCCGGCGAGCCTCGATCTGCGCCTGGGCGAGCGGGCCTATCGCGTCCGCGCCAGCTTTCTGCCCGGCCCGGAGCGGACGGTTGCGAGCCGGCTCGACCAGCTCGCGCTGCACGAGATCGACCTGACGCGTGGCGCGGTGCTTGAGACCGGCTGCGTCTACATCGCCGAGTTGATGGAGGGCTTGCGCCTTCCGCCGGGCCTGCGCGCCGCCGCCAATCCGAAGAGCTCGACCGGGCGGCTCGACGTCTTCACCCGCGTCATCACCGATCGCGCCCGCGAGTTCGATCTCGTCGAGGACGGCTATGAGGGGCCTCTTTTCATCGAGATCTCGCCGCGCACCTTCCCGGTTCTGGTGCGCTCCGGCTCCCGGCTCTCGCAGATCCGCTTCCGAGCCGGCGAGACGAAGCTCGACGATCGCGCGCTCGAAGAACTGCACCAGCGCGAGACGCTGGTCAGCGCCGCCGAGCCATCCTTCCAGGGCGGCGTCGCCGTCAGCGTCGATCTCGCGGGCTTCGACGGGCTGATCGGCTATCGCGGCAAGCACCACACCGCGCTGATCGATGTCGACCGGGTCGGCGCTTACCGCGCCTCCGAGTTCTGGGAGCCGATTCCGTCGGATGGTTCGCGCGCGATGATCCTCGATCCCGGCCAGTTCTACATCCTGGCCTCGAAGGAGGCGGTCCATGTCCCGCCGGATTTCGCCGCCGAGATGACCCCCTTCGATGCGCTGGTCGGCGAGTTTCGCGTCCATTACGCCGGCTTCTTCGATCCTGGCTTCGGCCACAGCGCGGCTGGTGGCCAGGGCGCCCGCGCCGTGCTGGAGGTGCGCTCGCGCGACGTGCCCTTCATCATCGAGGACGGCCAGATCGTCGGCCGGCTGGTCTATGAGGCGATGGCCAGCCGCCCCGCGGCGCTCTATGGCGCCGGGCTGAAGTCGAACTATCAGGGCCAGGCCCTCAAGCTCTCCAAGCATTTTCACAGCTGA
- a CDS encoding aspartate aminotransferase family protein — MASAPVSAATSVLLPTYARAPVAFERGEGPWAITADGARYLDFGAGIAVNSLGHAHPHLVEALTAQAGRIWHTSNLYTMPEGEKLARRLCEATFAERAFFTNSGAEANECAIKMARKYHAAKGHPERFRIITFEGAFHGRTLATIAAGGQQKYIEGFGPKVEGFDQVPFDDEAALRAAIGPETAALMVEPIQGEGGLRSAPPRFLRLLRDLCDEHGLLLIFDEIQTGVGRTGKFFAYELSGVAPDIMSVAKGIGGGFPMGVCLATEEAASGMTLGTHGTTFGGNPLAMAVGNAVLDVILAPGFIDHVAQTSLRLKQSLAELKDKHPEVIAEIRGEGLMLGLKLHTPNTDFVAEARAAGLLVVAAGDNVVRLLPPLIIGDAEVADAVSRLDRAAGAVEASLKRPAAE; from the coding sequence ATGGCCTCTGCTCCCGTTTCCGCTGCCACCTCCGTTTTGCTGCCGACCTATGCTCGCGCGCCCGTCGCCTTCGAGCGCGGCGAAGGCCCCTGGGCGATCACGGCCGATGGCGCGCGTTATCTCGATTTCGGTGCCGGCATCGCCGTCAATTCGCTCGGCCATGCCCATCCGCATCTGGTCGAGGCGCTGACGGCGCAGGCAGGCAGGATCTGGCATACCTCCAACCTCTATACGATGCCCGAGGGCGAGAAGCTGGCGCGCAGGCTCTGCGAGGCGACCTTCGCCGAGCGCGCCTTCTTCACCAATTCGGGCGCCGAGGCGAATGAGTGCGCCATCAAGATGGCGCGCAAGTATCACGCCGCGAAGGGCCATCCCGAGCGCTTCCGCATCATCACCTTCGAGGGCGCCTTCCACGGCCGCACGCTGGCCACGATCGCGGCCGGCGGCCAGCAGAAATACATCGAGGGCTTCGGCCCCAAGGTCGAGGGCTTCGACCAGGTGCCCTTCGACGACGAGGCGGCGCTGCGCGCGGCCATCGGTCCCGAGACCGCCGCGCTCATGGTCGAGCCGATCCAGGGCGAGGGCGGCCTCCGTTCGGCCCCGCCGCGCTTCCTGCGGCTGCTGCGCGACCTCTGCGACGAGCACGGTCTGCTGCTGATCTTCGACGAGATCCAGACCGGCGTCGGGCGCACCGGCAAGTTCTTCGCTTATGAACTGTCGGGCGTTGCGCCCGACATCATGTCCGTCGCCAAGGGCATCGGCGGCGGTTTCCCAATGGGTGTCTGCCTCGCCACCGAGGAGGCGGCCTCGGGCATGACGCTTGGCACGCACGGCACCACCTTCGGCGGCAACCCGCTCGCCATGGCCGTCGGCAATGCGGTGCTGGACGTCATTCTGGCGCCGGGCTTCATCGACCACGTCGCGCAGACCTCGCTGCGTCTGAAGCAGTCGCTGGCGGAGCTCAAGGACAAGCATCCCGAGGTGATCGCCGAGATCCGCGGCGAGGGCCTGATGCTTGGCCTCAAGCTGCACACGCCGAACACCGACTTCGTCGCCGAGGCCCGGGCCGCCGGGCTGCTGGTTGTCGCGGCCGGGGACAATGTCGTGCGCCTGCTGCCGCCGCTGATCATAGGCGATGCCGAGGTGGCGGACGCCGTCTCACGGCTCGACCGCGCGGCCGGAGCCGTCGAGGCGAGCTTGAAGCGGCCCGCCGCCGAATAA
- a CDS encoding HAD family hydrolase: MGRSLTTIGFDADDTLWQNEQFFRLTEERFVALLGAHGEAAEISGRLLEAERRNLGFYGFGIKGFVLSMIETAIEITQGEVKASVIGEILAAGREMVAHPVETLPEARETLEQLAGDYRLVVITKGDLFDQERKLAQSGLGDLFDGVEIVSDKTAEMYRRVFARHGEGPERAMMVGNSLKSDILPALEAGAWAVHIPHELTWALEHAEEPAGQPRYRRIPRLSALDELVRLIEAETAAP; the protein is encoded by the coding sequence ATGGGGCGCAGTCTCACCACGATCGGCTTCGATGCCGATGATACGCTCTGGCAGAACGAGCAGTTCTTCCGCCTGACCGAGGAGCGCTTCGTCGCCCTGCTCGGCGCCCATGGCGAAGCGGCCGAGATTTCAGGCCGTCTGCTCGAGGCCGAGCGCCGCAACCTTGGCTTCTACGGCTTCGGCATCAAGGGCTTCGTCCTCTCGATGATCGAGACCGCGATCGAAATCACCCAAGGCGAGGTGAAGGCGTCCGTGATCGGCGAAATTCTCGCCGCCGGCCGCGAGATGGTCGCTCATCCGGTCGAGACGCTGCCCGAGGCGCGCGAGACCCTCGAACAGCTCGCAGGGGACTACCGGCTCGTCGTGATCACCAAGGGCGATCTCTTCGACCAGGAGCGCAAGCTGGCGCAGTCCGGCTTGGGCGACCTGTTCGATGGTGTCGAGATCGTCAGCGACAAGACCGCGGAGATGTATCGCCGCGTCTTCGCCCGCCATGGCGAAGGACCGGAGCGGGCGATGATGGTCGGCAATTCGCTCAAATCCGATATCCTGCCCGCGCTGGAGGCTGGCGCATGGGCCGTGCACATCCCGCACGAATTGACCTGGGCGCTGGAGCACGCCGAGGAGCCGGCAGGGCAGCCGCGCTACCGGCGCATTCCTCGCCTGTCCGCTCTCGACGAACTGGTGCGGCTGATCGAGGCGGAAACGGCGGCCCCGTGA
- a CDS encoding amino acid ABC transporter permease, which produces MATPVWRQRLFGTPATGIVTVLLALVLAWIAVPIIRWALIDATWRGTTRADCAAGGACWVFVKARFGQFMYGLYPGDQRWRADLAGLAFVLGTAAVVFAPPRLRLKAGIAALIILPPLGIWLLGGGFGLQPIETREWGGLMLTLFISVYASLIAIPLGILLALGRQSELRVVRLISVLFIEFWRGVPIIAVIFLASLLLPLILPGGIGIDRLARAVIGLGLVIAAYMAEAVRGGLQALPSGQREAATALGLTYWKATGLIILPQALRISLPAMTNEFIALVKNTTLVLVVSILDLLGIAQASLADPAWVGMSMEAYVFSGSIYWLICFALSRWSRYLETLGRRQHR; this is translated from the coding sequence ATGGCAACCCCCGTCTGGCGCCAGCGCCTGTTCGGCACACCGGCGACCGGCATCGTCACGGTCCTGCTCGCCCTTGTGCTGGCCTGGATCGCCGTCCCGATCATCCGCTGGGCGCTGATCGACGCGACCTGGCGCGGCACGACGCGGGCCGACTGCGCGGCGGGCGGCGCCTGCTGGGTCTTCGTCAAGGCGCGCTTCGGCCAGTTCATGTACGGGCTCTATCCGGGCGACCAGCGCTGGCGCGCCGATCTCGCCGGCCTCGCCTTCGTCCTCGGCACGGCCGCCGTCGTCTTCGCCCCCCCGCGGCTGCGGCTGAAGGCGGGCATTGCGGCGCTCATCATCCTGCCGCCGCTCGGCATCTGGCTGCTCGGCGGCGGTTTCGGCCTGCAGCCGATCGAGACGCGCGAATGGGGCGGGCTGATGCTGACCCTGTTCATATCGGTCTATGCCAGCCTGATCGCGATTCCGCTCGGCATCCTGCTGGCGCTCGGCCGGCAATCGGAGCTGCGTGTTGTCCGGCTGATCAGCGTGCTGTTCATCGAATTCTGGCGCGGTGTGCCGATCATCGCGGTGATCTTCCTCGCCTCGCTCCTGTTGCCACTGATCCTGCCCGGCGGCATCGGCATCGACCGTCTGGCGCGCGCCGTGATCGGGCTCGGCCTCGTCATCGCCGCCTATATGGCGGAAGCTGTGCGCGGCGGATTGCAGGCGCTGCCATCGGGCCAGCGTGAAGCGGCGACCGCGCTCGGCCTGACCTACTGGAAGGCGACCGGGCTGATCATCCTGCCCCAGGCGCTGCGCATCTCGCTGCCGGCGATGACCAATGAGTTCATCGCACTGGTGAAGAACACCACCCTCGTGCTGGTGGTCTCGATCCTCGATCTGCTCGGCATCGCCCAGGCCTCGCTGGCGGACCCGGCCTGGGTCGGCATGAGCATGGAGGCCTATGTCTTCTCGGGCTCGATCTACTGGCTGATCTGCTTCGCGCTTTCGCGCTGGAGCCGGTATCTGGAAACGCTCGGGCGCCGCCAGCATCGCTGA
- the argF gene encoding ornithine carbamoyltransferase — protein sequence MTRHFLDLSDFSATELRAILRAGEEIKSRRRTPDAAADRLLEGKVIAMIFEQPSLRTRVSFDVGIRELGGSPMMVTGQEIELGERETIADTARVLSRYVDAIMIRMLDHDSVVEMAKYATVPVINGLTKRQHPCQVMADVMTFEERKGSIKGKRIAWTGDTNNVLTSWVHAAGRLDFELAIATPEELAPPPALLDWAKKQGAKLSLTTRPEAAVEGADCVITDCWVSMGDEEGTRHNLLRPYQVDERLLGRAEKDAIFMHCLPASRGEEVTDAVMDGPQSAVFDEAENRLHAQKGILAWCFGGVAA from the coding sequence GTGACGCGCCATTTCCTCGATCTCTCCGATTTCTCCGCCACCGAGCTGCGCGCGATTCTGCGCGCCGGCGAGGAGATCAAGTCGCGTCGCCGCACCCCGGATGCCGCCGCCGATCGCCTGCTCGAAGGCAAGGTCATCGCGATGATCTTCGAGCAGCCCTCGCTGCGCACCCGCGTCTCCTTCGATGTTGGCATCCGTGAACTCGGCGGCTCGCCGATGATGGTGACGGGCCAGGAGATCGAGCTCGGCGAGCGTGAGACCATCGCCGACACCGCCCGCGTGCTCTCGCGCTATGTCGATGCGATCATGATTCGCATGCTCGACCATGATTCCGTGGTCGAGATGGCGAAATACGCCACCGTGCCGGTGATCAATGGGCTGACCAAGCGCCAGCACCCTTGCCAGGTCATGGCCGACGTCATGACCTTCGAGGAGCGCAAGGGCTCGATCAAGGGCAAGCGCATCGCCTGGACCGGCGACACCAACAATGTCCTGACCTCCTGGGTCCACGCCGCCGGCCGGCTCGATTTCGAGCTCGCCATCGCGACGCCCGAGGAACTGGCGCCGCCGCCGGCGCTGCTCGACTGGGCCAAAAAGCAGGGCGCGAAACTGTCGCTGACCACCCGGCCCGAGGCCGCGGTCGAGGGCGCCGATTGCGTCATCACCGATTGCTGGGTCTCGATGGGCGACGAGGAGGGCACGCGCCACAACCTGCTGCGGCCCTATCAGGTCGACGAGCGCCTGCTCGGCCGCGCCGAGAAGGATGCGATCTTCATGCATTGCCTGCCGGCGAGCCGCGGCGAGGAGGTCACCGACGCGGTGATGGACGGGCCGCAATCGGCCGTGTTCGACGAGGCCGAGAACCGTCTGCACGCGCAGAAGGGCATTCTGGCCTGGTGCTTCGGCGGGGTAGCCGCCTGA
- a CDS encoding ABC transporter permease subunit (The N-terminal region of this protein, as described by TIGR01726, is a three transmembrane segment that identifies a subfamily of ABC transporter permease subunits, which specificities that include histidine, arginine, glutamine, glutamate, L-cystine (sic), the opines (in Agrobacterium) octopine and nopaline, etc.), with amino-acid sequence MSKALALFNDKRVRDVIYQVALVVGLLALTVFFVRNASENMVKAGIASGFDFLWRNSGIDVPFVLTDYTRAGTILDLFWAGVANTMLVTVVALVLATGLGFLVGIARLSSHWLLSTIAGAYIEFVRNIPLLFFVLFWYFGVIAALPAPRDSVSVFGVAFLNNRGLTIPLPDAPANFRWAVAAILLSWLAQWLVSLWARRRKDRTGQDAPMLAIGLVLIVLVPALAIAWASLATRWDIPVLRGFNYRGGFVVIPEFVALLAALVTYTAGFIAEIVRGGIQAVPHGQVEAASALGLRPVRILRLVTIPQALRVMIPPLTNQYLNVLKNSSFGAAIAYPDVVSLFMGSALNNTGQAIEIIAMTLAVYLVIGLAVSAFMNWYNARIALVTR; translated from the coding sequence GTGAGCAAAGCTCTCGCCCTCTTCAACGACAAGCGCGTCCGTGACGTGATCTATCAGGTCGCGCTCGTTGTCGGGCTCCTGGCGCTGACCGTGTTCTTCGTCCGCAATGCCTCGGAGAACATGGTCAAGGCCGGCATCGCCTCGGGCTTCGACTTCCTCTGGCGCAATTCGGGCATCGATGTGCCCTTCGTGCTGACCGACTACACCCGCGCCGGCACAATTCTTGATCTGTTCTGGGCCGGCGTCGCCAACACCATGCTGGTGACGGTGGTGGCGCTCGTTCTCGCCACGGGTCTCGGCTTCCTCGTCGGCATCGCCAGATTGTCCTCGCACTGGCTGCTCTCGACCATCGCCGGCGCCTATATCGAGTTCGTCCGCAACATCCCGCTGCTGTTCTTCGTGCTGTTCTGGTATTTCGGCGTCATCGCCGCCCTGCCGGCGCCACGCGACAGCGTCAGCGTCTTCGGCGTCGCCTTCCTCAACAACCGCGGCCTGACGATCCCGCTGCCGGATGCGCCCGCGAATTTCCGCTGGGCGGTCGCTGCGATCCTGCTGTCATGGCTGGCGCAATGGCTGGTCTCGCTCTGGGCCCGTCGCCGCAAGGACCGCACGGGGCAGGACGCGCCGATGCTCGCGATCGGGCTCGTCCTGATCGTGCTCGTCCCGGCGCTCGCTATTGCCTGGGCGAGCCTCGCGACGCGCTGGGACATCCCGGTGCTGCGCGGCTTCAACTATCGCGGCGGCTTCGTGGTCATCCCGGAGTTCGTCGCGCTGCTCGCCGCGCTCGTCACCTACACGGCCGGCTTCATCGCCGAGATCGTCCGCGGTGGCATCCAGGCGGTGCCGCATGGCCAGGTCGAAGCGGCCTCGGCGCTCGGCTTGAGACCCGTCCGCATCCTGCGCCTCGTCACCATCCCGCAGGCGCTGCGCGTGATGATCCCGCCGCTCACCAACCAGTACCTCAACGTGCTTAAGAACTCGTCCTTCGGCGCGGCCATCGCCTATCCTGATGTGGTCAGCCTGTTCATGGGCTCGGCGCTGAACAACACCGGCCAGGCCATCGAGATCATCGCGATGACGCTGGCCGTCTATCTCGTCATCGGCCTCGCGGTCTCCGCCTTCATGAACTGGTACAATGCCAGGATCGCGCTGGTGACTCGATGA